The following proteins are encoded in a genomic region of Pseudomonas sp. Os17:
- a CDS encoding mechanosensitive ion channel family protein has product MEALQLPLPAQWIGPLWVGVQILLILLAGYLAQRFVARGLTRLGERYPFPPQLLMPLRGGLRWLIMGSAVIFVLERLGVSATVLWTALSGFVAVAAVAFFAMWSVLSNLLCAILIFTVGPFRLGDVVELVDTVDKPGVKGRVVAINLLYTTLIESEEAGTGSAMVQVPNSLFFQRSVRRWRGSDVLPVGTGEK; this is encoded by the coding sequence ATGGAAGCGCTGCAGTTGCCGTTGCCGGCGCAGTGGATCGGTCCACTGTGGGTGGGCGTGCAGATCCTGCTGATTCTCCTGGCGGGCTACTTGGCCCAGCGCTTTGTCGCTCGCGGCCTGACCCGTCTGGGCGAGCGTTACCCGTTTCCCCCGCAGTTGCTGATGCCCCTGCGCGGTGGCTTGCGCTGGCTGATCATGGGCAGTGCGGTGATCTTCGTGCTGGAGCGCCTGGGGGTTTCCGCCACGGTGTTGTGGACCGCACTGTCCGGCTTCGTCGCCGTGGCGGCGGTGGCGTTCTTCGCCATGTGGAGCGTGCTCTCCAACCTGCTGTGCGCGATCCTGATCTTCACCGTCGGCCCGTTCCGCCTGGGCGACGTGGTGGAGCTGGTGGACACCGTCGACAAGCCCGGGGTCAAGGGCCGGGTAGTGGCGATCAACCTTTTGTACACCACCCTGATCGAGTCCGAAGAAGCCGGTACCGGCAGCGCCATGGTCCAGGTGCCCAACAGCCTGTTCTTCCAGCGCTCGGTACGTCGCTGGCGCGGCAGCGATGTGCTGCCGGTAGGAACTGGCGAAAAGTAG
- a CDS encoding ATP-binding cassette domain-containing protein, whose translation MIRLQNLTLQRGPQRLLEDAELTLHAGQKAGLIGANGAGKSSLFALLRGELHPDSGDCFLPADWRIAHMRQEVDTLERLAVDYVLDGDLRLRQVQRDLAAAEAAHDGAAQARLHAELDSADGYTADARARKLLAGLGFTNEQMDRQVGDFSGGWRMRLNLAQALMCPSDLLLLDEPTNHLDLDAIIWLEDWLKGYPGTLLLISHDRDFLDAVVDHVAHVDQRKITLYRGGYSAFERARAERLAQQQQAYEKQQAQRAHMESYIARFKAQATKARQAQSRIKALERMEELSAAHVDSPFDFTFRESTKISSPLIDLSDARLGYGERTILEKVKLQLTPGARIGLLGPNGAGKSTLIKNLSGELQPLSGRLTRGENTVVGYFAQHQLDSLDSKASPLLHLQRLAPTEREQTLRDFLGGFDFRGARIDEPVLNFSGGEKARLALALIAWERPNLLLLDEPTNHLDLEMRLALTMALQEFSGAVLVVSHDRHLLKSTTDNFFLVADGKVEEFDGDLDDYTRWLVDYRQRNAPVSNTPVNPDKTDKKAQRQAAAALRQQLAPHKREADKLEAELGKVHERLARIETSLGDSGLYEAARKDELRDLLAEQAKLKTRESELEEAWMEALELLESMQAELEALS comes from the coding sequence ATGATTCGACTTCAGAACCTGACTTTACAGCGTGGCCCGCAACGTCTGCTAGAAGACGCCGAGCTGACCCTGCACGCCGGCCAGAAAGCCGGCCTGATCGGTGCCAACGGCGCCGGCAAATCCAGCCTGTTCGCCCTGCTGCGTGGGGAGCTGCACCCGGATTCGGGTGACTGCTTCCTGCCCGCCGATTGGCGCATTGCCCACATGCGTCAGGAGGTCGATACCCTCGAGCGCCTGGCGGTGGACTATGTGCTCGACGGCGACCTGCGCCTGCGCCAGGTGCAACGCGACCTGGCCGCCGCGGAAGCGGCCCACGACGGCGCCGCGCAAGCACGTCTGCATGCCGAGTTGGACAGCGCCGACGGTTACACCGCCGACGCCCGGGCGCGCAAGCTGCTGGCCGGCCTGGGCTTCACCAACGAGCAGATGGACCGCCAGGTCGGCGACTTCTCCGGGGGCTGGCGGATGCGCCTGAACCTGGCCCAGGCGCTGATGTGTCCCTCGGACCTGTTGCTGCTCGACGAACCGACCAACCACTTGGACCTCGACGCCATCATCTGGCTCGAAGACTGGCTCAAGGGTTACCCCGGCACCTTGCTGCTGATCTCCCACGACCGGGATTTCCTCGATGCCGTGGTCGATCACGTCGCCCATGTCGATCAACGCAAGATCACCCTCTATCGCGGTGGCTACAGCGCCTTCGAGCGCGCCCGTGCCGAGCGGCTGGCCCAGCAACAGCAGGCCTACGAGAAGCAGCAGGCGCAGCGCGCGCATATGGAAAGCTACATCGCCCGCTTCAAGGCTCAGGCCACCAAGGCTCGTCAGGCCCAGAGCCGGATCAAGGCCCTGGAGCGCATGGAGGAGCTGTCGGCGGCCCACGTCGATTCGCCGTTCGACTTCACCTTCCGTGAGTCGACGAAGATTTCCAGCCCGCTGATCGACCTCTCCGATGCCCGCCTGGGGTATGGCGAGCGCACGATCCTGGAGAAGGTCAAACTGCAACTGACCCCGGGCGCGCGGATCGGTCTGCTGGGCCCCAATGGTGCCGGCAAGTCGACCCTGATCAAGAACCTCTCCGGCGAACTCCAGCCGTTGTCCGGACGCCTGACCCGGGGCGAGAACACCGTGGTCGGCTACTTTGCCCAGCATCAGCTCGACTCCCTGGATTCCAAGGCCAGCCCCTTGCTGCACTTGCAGCGCCTGGCCCCCACCGAGCGCGAGCAGACCCTGCGTGATTTCCTCGGCGGCTTCGACTTCCGTGGCGCCCGGATCGACGAGCCGGTGCTGAACTTCTCCGGCGGCGAAAAAGCCCGCCTGGCCCTGGCGCTGATCGCCTGGGAGCGGCCGAACCTGTTGCTGCTCGACGAACCCACCAACCACCTGGACCTGGAGATGCGCCTGGCCCTGACCATGGCCCTGCAAGAGTTCAGTGGCGCGGTATTGGTGGTGTCCCACGATCGCCATCTGCTCAAGAGCACCACGGACAACTTCTTCCTGGTGGCCGACGGCAAGGTCGAGGAGTTCGACGGCGACCTGGACGACTACACCCGTTGGCTGGTGGATTACCGCCAGCGCAATGCCCCGGTCAGCAACACCCCGGTCAACCCGGACAAGACCGACAAGAAGGCCCAGCGCCAGGCCGCCGCGGCGTTGCGTCAGCAACTGGCGCCGCACAAGCGCGAGGCCGACAAGCTGGAAGCCGAGTTGGGCAAGGTGCATGAGCGCCTGGCCAGGATCGAGACCAGCCTGGGCGACAGCGGTCTGTACGAGGCTGCGCGCAAGGATGAGCTGCGGGATCTGTTGGCTGAACAAGCCAAGCTCAAGACCCGTGAGTCCGAGCTGGAAGAAGCCTGGATGGAGGCCCTGGAGCTGCTGGAAAGCATGCAGGCGGAGCTGGAGGCGCTCTCCTGA
- a CDS encoding TIGR02444 family protein has translation MSSDLWSFSLSTYALPGVQEACLQLQDSGANVCLLLCGAWLGQRGVSCDAQRLQQLQALAAPWQRDVIQPLRDLRTGWRQAAREDSELSALREQVKTLELEAERQLLLRLQERVRPWPDSQAKSLDDWLEGLAAEAAERNRNALQVLRVAVTGA, from the coding sequence ATGTCCTCTGACCTGTGGAGTTTTTCCCTTAGCACCTATGCCCTTCCCGGCGTGCAGGAGGCCTGCCTGCAACTGCAGGACAGTGGCGCCAATGTCTGCCTGTTGCTCTGTGGCGCCTGGCTTGGCCAGCGAGGCGTCAGTTGCGACGCTCAGCGTTTGCAGCAGTTGCAGGCGCTGGCGGCGCCCTGGCAGCGCGACGTGATTCAACCCTTGCGCGACTTGCGCACCGGCTGGCGCCAGGCGGCCCGCGAGGACAGTGAATTGAGCGCCTTGCGCGAACAGGTCAAGACCCTGGAGCTGGAAGCCGAACGGCAATTGCTGTTGCGCTTGCAGGAGCGGGTACGGCCATGGCCGGACTCTCAGGCAAAGAGCCTGGACGACTGGCTGGAGGGATTGGCGGCCGAAGCCGCCGAACGCAACCGCAACGCGCTGCAGGTGCTGCGCGTCGCGGTGACCGGCGCTTAG
- a CDS encoding AlgP family protein, giving the protein MSANKKPVNTPLHLLQQLSGSLLEHLENACSQALADAEKLLAKLEKQRGKAQEKLHKSRTKLQDAAAAGKAKAQAKAKTAVKELEDLLDALKERQAQTRSYILQLKRDAQESLKLAQGVGRVKEAVAKALSTRDAKPDTVVAKKPAAKPATKAPAKSAAKPAAKPAAKKPAAASAAKPAASKPVAAKPAAAKPVATKTAAAKPAAKTAAKPAAKPVAAKPAAKPAAKPAATKTAAAKPAASKTAAKPAVAKAPAKTAAKPAAASAAKPAAKPAAKPAAKPAAKPAAKKPAVAKPAATKTATPAAKPAAPAPAAAKPAAPAPAASSAAPASTPAAAPAPAAAGTPSSVS; this is encoded by the coding sequence ATGTCGGCCAATAAGAAGCCTGTAAATACTCCGTTGCATTTGCTCCAACAGTTGTCGGGCAGCTTGCTCGAACATTTGGAAAACGCTTGTTCCCAAGCCTTGGCTGATGCTGAAAAACTGCTCGCCAAGCTGGAAAAACAACGAGGCAAGGCACAGGAAAAACTGCACAAGTCGCGCACCAAATTGCAGGATGCCGCGGCGGCCGGCAAGGCCAAGGCACAAGCCAAGGCCAAGACCGCGGTCAAGGAACTCGAAGACCTGCTGGACGCATTGAAAGAACGCCAGGCCCAGACCCGCAGCTACATTCTGCAACTCAAGCGCGATGCCCAGGAAAGCCTGAAATTGGCTCAAGGCGTTGGTCGTGTGAAGGAAGCGGTTGCCAAGGCATTGAGCACTCGTGATGCCAAGCCGGACACCGTGGTGGCGAAAAAACCGGCAGCCAAGCCTGCGACCAAGGCGCCGGCCAAATCCGCTGCCAAGCCAGCAGCCAAACCCGCTGCGAAAAAACCTGCTGCCGCCAGCGCCGCCAAACCTGCGGCGAGCAAGCCCGTAGCGGCTAAGCCTGCTGCTGCCAAACCGGTTGCCACCAAGACCGCTGCCGCCAAGCCAGCAGCCAAAACCGCCGCCAAGCCTGCTGCCAAACCCGTGGCCGCTAAACCAGCCGCCAAGCCTGCAGCCAAGCCAGCAGCCACCAAAACCGCTGCTGCCAAACCGGCAGCGAGCAAAACTGCCGCTAAACCTGCGGTAGCAAAAGCCCCGGCAAAAACTGCGGCCAAGCCTGCGGCGGCATCGGCAGCGAAACCTGCGGCCAAGCCAGCTGCCAAGCCTGCAGCGAAACCAGCGGCAAAACCCGCCGCGAAAAAACCGGCGGTCGCCAAGCCAGCCGCCACCAAAACCGCAACTCCAGCGGCCAAGCCGGCTGCACCTGCGCCTGCTGCGGCCAAACCTGCCGCTCCGGCACCCGCGGCGTCTTCAGCTGCTCCGGCGAGCACCCCAGCCGCCGCGCCTGCACCGGCTGCTGCCGGCACTCCCTCCAGCGTTTCCTAA
- a CDS encoding FKBP-type peptidyl-prolyl cis-trans isomerase: MSRYLFLSLSLFLPLEQAAAEAPPNDAHDLAYSLGASLGERLRDEVPDLQIQALVEGLKAAYQGKPLALKSERIEQLLAQHEAQISEQSARSQIETALENERRFLDQEKAKPGVRQLADGILLTELAPGSGNKASPNGSVQVRYTGRLPDGTVFDQTQQPQWFRLDSVIAGWRIALAQMPTGARWRLVIPSDQAYGTEGAGDLIAPYTPLVFDIELLGVAG; the protein is encoded by the coding sequence ATGTCGCGTTACCTGTTTTTGTCCTTGAGCCTGTTCTTGCCCCTGGAGCAGGCTGCTGCCGAAGCACCGCCCAACGACGCTCATGATCTTGCCTACAGCCTGGGTGCGAGCCTCGGCGAACGACTGCGCGACGAAGTCCCCGACCTGCAGATCCAGGCGTTGGTGGAGGGATTGAAAGCCGCCTACCAAGGCAAGCCGCTGGCCCTCAAGAGCGAGCGCATCGAGCAGCTCCTGGCCCAGCACGAAGCGCAGATCAGCGAACAGTCGGCCCGGTCGCAGATCGAGACGGCGCTGGAGAACGAACGACGCTTTCTCGATCAGGAAAAAGCCAAGCCCGGCGTGCGCCAGCTGGCTGACGGCATCCTGCTGACCGAGCTGGCACCGGGCAGCGGCAACAAGGCCAGCCCCAACGGTTCGGTCCAGGTGCGCTACACCGGGCGCCTGCCTGACGGCACCGTGTTCGATCAGACACAACAGCCTCAATGGTTTCGCCTGGACAGCGTGATTGCCGGCTGGCGCATCGCCCTGGCCCAGATGCCCACCGGTGCCAGATGGCGGCTGGTGATTCCTTCGGACCAGGCCTATGGCACCGAAGGCGCCGGCGACCTGATCGCGCCCTACACGCCGCTGGTGTTCGATATCGAATTGC